One window from the genome of Ammospiza nelsoni isolate bAmmNel1 chromosome 16, bAmmNel1.pri, whole genome shotgun sequence encodes:
- the C16H5orf47 gene encoding uncharacterized protein C5orf47 homolog, producing MPAAPPQMESGRRARPPVPLVYVNSFGSHRCGTVIRLGWGQSRGQSPPGRAGAPRAAPEPRAGRSPRPGGSGRRAGSGGEARAGSRTSRGDAREAKTDAFDFPIPSRNVDKVIKRKKKKSKVWHKVWKVISKMLEENERFRSRLLTCSQLDGEGSDRTQRSQNGAYLDRDESIFGWV from the exons atgcccgcggccccgccgcagATGGAGAGCggccgccgcgcccgcccgcccgtGCCGCTGGTGTACGTGAACAGCTTCGGCTCGCACCGCTGCGGCACCGTGATCcgcctgggctgggggcagagccgCGGGCAGAGccccccgggccgggctggggctccGAGGGCCGCCCCGGAGCCGCGGGCCGGGCGCAGTCCCAGGCCGGGCGGCAGCGGGAGGCgagcggggagcggcggcgagGCGAGAGCCGGCAGCCGCACCAGCCGCG GTGATGCTCGAGAGGCTAAGACTGACGCCTTTGACTTTCCCATCCCTTCAAGAAACGTTGATAAAGTCATTAAAcgaaagaagaaaaag TCCAAAGTCTGGCACAAGGTCTGGAAAGTGATTTCAAAAATGCTTGAGGAAAATGAAAGGTTCAGAAGTCGACTGTTGACCTGCAGCCAGTTGGATGGAGAAG GCTCTGACAGGACCCAGAGGTCACAGAATGGGGCATACCTGGACAGG GATGAGTCCATCTTTGGCTGGGTGTAG